Proteins from a genomic interval of Chionomys nivalis chromosome 7, mChiNiv1.1, whole genome shotgun sequence:
- the Neurl4 gene encoding neuralized-like protein 4 isoform X1: MAAGSGGSGGSGAGPGPGPGPGGGGGGGPGSSGPGLGSSGGLGSGGELHPRTGRLVSLSACGRTARRQQPGQEFNHGLVLSREPLRDGRVFTVRIDRKVNSWSGSIEIGVTALDPGVLDFPSSATGLKGGSWVVSGCSVLRDGRSVLEEYGQDLDQLVEGDRVGVERTATGELRLWVNGRDCGVAATGLPARVWAVVDLYGKCTQITVLPPEPGFSPPTPVPTPPLEPLAPPEDSALSEQGTSVDEAFMVSPVQARPETFPNSLDSHNDFASMELSEVVSNAILSAYNGGLLNVNLSSPPAGDGLASSGPATSPVLTSNDALLFHEKCGTLIKLSNNNKTAERRRPLDEFNNGVVMTNRPLRDNEMFEIRIDKLVDKWSGSIEIGVTTHNPNSLEYPATMTNLQSGTIMMSGCGILTNGKGTRREYCEFSLDELQEGDHIGLTRKSNSALHFFINGIDQGVATPLTPPVVYGVVDLYGMAVKVTIVHNNNHSDRLRRNNAILRALSPEGALRRAAPAAQAEPERLLFHPNCGQKAAITHEGRTALRPHATDDFNHGVVLSSRALRDGEVFQVRIDKMVDKWAGSIEIGVTTHNPAYLQLPSTMTNLRSGTWMMTGNGVMHNGTTILDEYGHNLDRLKAGDTVGVVRREDGTLHFFVNGMTQGPAAWNVPPGVYAVVDLYGQAAQATIVDDVEVPPVSEPLPEGNNQMSPSSPSSAAGGSDLRFHQLHGSNAVITNGGRTALRHNCRSEFNDAIVISNRALRDGELFEIVIQKMVDRWSGSIEAGVTAIRPEDLEFPNTMTDIDYDTWMLSGTAIMQDGNTMRNNYGCDLDALGTGARIGMMRTAKGDLHYFINGQDQGAACSGLPPGKEVYAVVDLYGQCVQVSITNATGPMDNSLATSNTATEKSFPLHSPVAGVAHRFHNTCGKNVTLEEDGTRAVRVAGYAHGLVFSTKELKAEEVFEVKVEELDEKWAGSLRLGLTTLAPEEMGPGAGSGPGLPPSLPELRTKSTWMVSSCEVRRDGHLQRMNYGRNLERLGVGSRVGIRRGADDTMHILVDGEDMGPAATGIAKNVWAVLDLYGPVRSVSIVSSTRLEEPEGTQPPSPSSDTGSEGEEDDEGEEHGLRGQNQVGIMPTALEFLENHGKNILLSNGNRTATRVASYNQGIVVINQPLVPHLLVQVRIDFLNRQWTSSLVLGVITCPPERLNFPASACALKRAAWLLRGRGVFHNGLKICEKFGPNLDTCPEGTILGLRLDCSGGLHLHINGVDQGVAVPDVPQPCHALVDLYGQCEQVTIVSPDPGAASGKIAGAQGDMEKADMVDGIKESVCWGPPPAASPLKSCEYHALCSRFQELLLLPEDYFMPPPKRSLCYCESCRKLRGDEAHRRRGEPPREYALPFGWCRFNLRVNPHLEAGTLTKKWHMAYHGSSVAVVRRVLDRGELGAGTTSILSCRPLKGETGVGFEEPGENCAPPREEQPPPVLLSPSLQYAGAETLASKVQFRDPKSQRTHQAQVAFQVCVRPGSYTPGPPSAALRELPDQHFSPSELEWVTKEKGATLLYALLVRVE, encoded by the exons ATGGCGGCGGGGtcgggtgggagtgggggctctGGGGCAGGCCCCGGGCCGGGGCCGGGgccaggcgggggtgggggtggtggcccTGGCAGCAGCGGACCAGGACTCGGGTCCAGCGGGGGTCTCGGCAGTGGCGGGGAGCTGCACCCGCGCACCGGTCGCTTGGTAAGCCTGTCGGCCTGTGGGCGCACAGCGCGGCGGCAGCAGCCAGGCCAAGAGTTTAACCACGGGTTGGTGCTGAGCCGAGAACCCTTGCGCGATGGACGCGTCTTCACTGTTCGCATCGACCGCAAG GTCAACTCCTGGAGTGGCTCCATTGAAATTGGAGTGACAGCCCTGGATCCCGGTGTGCTGGACTTCCCGAGCAGTGCCACTGGACTGAAGGGGGGCTCCTGGGTAGTATCAGGCTGCTCGGTGCTACGGGATGGGCGCTCTGTATTGGAGGAGTATGGCCAGGACCTGGACCAGCTTGTCGAAGGGGACCGCGTGGGTGTGGAACGCACAGCCACTGGGGAGCTCCGGCTCTGGGTGAATGGGCGGGATTGTGGTGTGGCTGCCACTGGCCTGCCTGCTCGTGTCTGGGCTGTCGTGGACCTTTATGGCAAGTGCACCCAGATCACTGTGCTGCCCCCAGAGCCAGGCTTCAGCCCTCCTACTCCTGTCCCTACACCTCCCCTGGAGCCCTTAGCCCCTCCAGAAGACTCTGCCTTGTCTGAACAGGGGACCTCCGTGGATGAAG CCTTCATGGTGTCCCCAGTGCAGGCCCGGCCGGAGACGTTTCCTAACAGCCTTGATTCGCATAATG ACTTTGCCAGCATGGAGCTCTCTGAGGTGGTGAGCAATGCCATTCTGTCTGCCTACAATGGAGGCCTCCTTAATGTGAACCTGAGCTCCCCACCAGCAGGGGATGGATTAGCATCCAGCGGGCCTGCCACTTCTCCTGTCCTCACTTCCAACGATGCCCTGCTCTTTCACGAGAAGTGTGGaaccctcatcaaactcagcaacaATAATAAGACGGCTGAGCGCCGGAGGCCCCTGGATGAATTCAACAATGGGGTTGTCATGACCAACCGCCCCCTTCGGGATAACGAGATGTTTGAG ATCCGTATTGACAAGCTTGTAGACAAGTGGTCAGGCTCCATCGAGATTGGTGTTACTACCCATAATCCCAACAGCCTGGAGTACCCAGCCACCATGACCAACCTCCAGTCAG GTACCATCATGATGAGTGGCTGTGGGATCCTGACCAATGGCAAGGGTACTCGCCGGGAGTACTGTGAATTCAGTCTGGACGAACTGCAG GAGGGTGATCATATTGGCCTCACAAGGAAGTCCAACTCTGCCCTGCACTTCTTCATTAATGGCATTGATCAGG GCGTAGCTACCCCATTGACACCACCAGTGGTGTATGGTGTGGTGGACTTGTACGGGATGGCTGTGAAAGTCACCATCGTCCATAATAATAACCACAGTGACCGGCTCCGCCGGAACAATGCCATCCTGAGGGCTCTGTCCCCGGAGGGTGCTCTCCGCCGTGCTGCTCCTGCTGCCCAGGCAGAACCTGAACGCCTGCTCTTTCATCCAAACTGTGGACAGAAGGCAGCCATCACCCACGAGGGACGCACTGCCCTGAGGCCCCA TGCCACTGATGACTTCAATCATGGCGTGGTGCTGAGCAGCAGAGCCCTCCGGGATGGAGAAGTGTTCCAGGTGCGCATCGACAAGATGGTGGACAAATGGGCTGGCTCCATTGAGATTGGTGTCACTACCCACAACCCTGCCTACCTCCAGTTGCCCTCTACCATGACCAATCTACGCTCTG GGACCTGGATGATGACAGGGAATGGGGTAATGCATAATGGGACAACCATCCTAGATGAATACGGACACAACCTGGACCGCCTCAAG GCAGGGGACACAGTGGGCGTGGTGCGGCGGGAGGATGGAACCCTCCACTTCTTTGTCAATGGAATGACTCAGGGCCCTGCTGCCTGGAATGTACCCCCGGGTGTCTATGCTGTCGTCGATCTCTATGGCCAGGCTGCTCAGGCCACTATTGTGGATGACGTGG AGGTGCCTCCAGTCTCTGAGCCACTCCCTGAAGGGAACAACCAGATGTCTCCAAGTTCCCCATCCTCGGCAGCTGGGGGCTCTGACCTGCGCTTCCACCAGCTGCATGGCAGTAATGCAGTCATCACTAATGGGGGTCGAACTGCTCTCCGTCATAACTGCCGAAGCGAGTTCAATGATGCCATTGTCATTTCCAACCG AGCCCTGCGGGATGGAGAACTGTTTGAAATTGTCATTCAGAAGATGGTAGACCGCTGGTCAGGCTCCATTGAAGCTG GAGTGACTGCCATCCGGCCTGAAGACCTGGAGTTTCCCAACACCATGACAGACATTGACTATGATACATGGATGCTGAG TGGCACAGCTATCATGCAAGACGGTAATACGATGCGCAACAACTATGGCTGTGATCTGGATGCCCTGGGTACAGGTGCACGCATTGGCATGATGCGAACTGCCAAGGGTGATCTGCACTACTTCATTAACGGACAGGACCAAGGCGCCGCCTGCTCAGGCTTGCCTCCGGGTAAAG AGGTGTATGCAGTGGTGGATCTCTATGGCCAGTGTGTCCAGGTGTCTATCACCAATGCTACCGGCCCCATGGACAACAGTCTGGCGACCAGCAACACTGCCACTGAGAAGTCCTTCCCTCTGCATTCCCCAG TGGCAGGTGTAGCTCACCGATTCCATAACACATGTGGCAAGAACGTCACTCTGGAGGAGGATGGCACACGGGCAGTACGTGTCGCTGGCTATGCTCACGGCCTGGTTTTCAGCACCAAGGAGCTCAAGGCTGAAGAAGTCTTTGAG GTAAAAGTGGAAGAGCTTGATGAGAAATGGGCAGGATCCCTCCGGCTGGGGCTGACCACACTAGCCCCTGAGGAGATGGGGCCTGGAGCAGGCAGTGGGCCGGGGCTGCCTCCCTCCTTGCCAGAACTCCGGACAAAGAGCACCTGGATGGTGTCCAGCTGTGAAGTGAGGCGAGATGGTCATCTCCAAAGGATGAACTATGGCCGCAACCTCGAGAGGCTAGGG GTGGGGAGCCGTGTGGGCATTCGTCGGGGCGCAGATGACACAATGCACATCCTGGTAGATGGAGAAGATATGGGGCCTGCAGCCACCGGCATTGCCAAG AATGTGTGGGCTGTGTTGGATCTATACGGGCCAGTACGCAGTGTGTCCATTGTCAGCTCCACAAGGCTGGAGGAACCAGAAGGCACCCAGCCACCTTCTCCCAGCTCAGACACTGGCAGTGAGGGCGAGGAAGATGATGAGGGCGAGGAGCACGGGCTGAGA GGCCAGAATCAAGTGGGTATTATGCCCACAGCCCTTGAATTCCTGGAAAACCATGGGAAGAACATCCTCTTATCCAATGGGAACCGTACAGCCACACGAGTGGCCAGCTACAATCAGGGCATCGTTGTCATCAACCAGCCCCTGGTACCCCACCTGCTTGTTCAG GTGCGGATCGACTTCCTGAACCGACAGTGGACTTCTTCTCTCGTTCTGGGAGTCATCACCTGCCCACCTGAGAGGCTTAACTTCCCTGCCTCTGCTTGTGCACTTAAACGGGCAGCCTGGCTCCTGCGGGGCCGTGGTGTCTTCCACAATGGTCTGAAG ATCTGTGAGAAGTTCGGGCCAAATCTTGATACGTGTCCTGAAGGCACCATCCTGGGGCTGCGGCTAGACTGCTCTGGAGGTCTCCATCTCCACATCAATGGGGTGGACCAGGGGGTGGCTGTGCCGGATGTGCCCCAGCCGTGCCATGCACTTGTGGATCTCTATGGACAGTGTGAGCAG GTGACAATTGTGAGCCCTGACCCAGGGGCGGCCAGCGGGAAGATCGCTGGAGCCCAGGGAGACATGGAAAAGGCTGACATGGTAGACGGCATAAAGGAAAGTGTGTGCTGGGGTCCACCGCCTGCTGCTAGCCCTTTAAAGAGCTGCGAGTACCATGCCCTTTGCTCTCGCTTCCAGGAACTGCTGTTGCTTCCAG AAGATTATTTCATGCCTCCACCAAAGCGTAGCTTATGCTACTGTGAATCTTGCCGGAAGTTGAGAGGAGATGAGGCTCACAGGCGCCGAGGAGAGCCTCCCCGGGAATATGCCCTGCCTTTTGGATGGTGCAGGTTCAATCTTAG GGTGAATCCCCATCTAGAAGCTGGGACACTAACAAAGAAGTGGCACATGGCATATCATGGAAGCAGTGTAGCAGTTGTACGGAGGGTGCTGGACCGAGGGGAGCTGGGAGCAG GTACTACCTCCATCCTGAGCTGCCGACCCCTGAAGGGAGAGACTGGGGTTGGCTTTGAGGAGCCTGGTGAGAACTGTGCACCTCCCCGGGAGGAGCAGCCTCCTCCAGTGCTGCTCTCGCCATCCCTTCAGTATGCCGGGGCAGAGACCCTGGCCTCCAAAGTGCA ATTCCGGGACCCAAAATCCCAGCGGACACACCAGGCTCAGGTGGCCTTTCAGGTGTGTGTGCGTCCTGGCTCCTACACTCCTGGCCCTCCTTCTGCTGCCCTCAGAGAACTTCCTGACCAGCACTTCAGCCCATCGGAACTTGAGTGGGTCACTAAGGAGAAAGGAGCCACACTCCTCTATGCCCTTCTGGTACGGGTGGAATAA
- the Neurl4 gene encoding neuralized-like protein 4 isoform X2: protein MAAGSGGSGGSGAGPGPGPGPGGGGGGGPGSSGPGLGSSGGLGSGGELHPRTGRLVSLSACGRTARRQQPGQEFNHGLVLSREPLRDGRVFTVRIDRKVNSWSGSIEIGVTALDPGVLDFPSSATGLKGGSWVVSGCSVLRDGRSVLEEYGQDLDQLVEGDRVGVERTATGELRLWVNGRDCGVAATGLPARVWAVVDLYGKCTQITVLPPEPGFSPPTPVPTPPLEPLAPPEDSALSEQGTSVDEAFMVSPVQARPETFPNSLDSHNDFASMELSEVVSNAILSAYNGGLLNVNLSSPPAGDGLASSGPATSPVLTSNDALLFHEKCGTLIKLSNNNKTAERRRPLDEFNNGVVMTNRPLRDNEMFEIRIDKLVDKWSGSIEIGVTTHNPNSLEYPATMTNLQSGTIMMSGCGILTNGKGTRREYCEFSLDELQEGDHIGLTRKSNSALHFFINGIDQGVATPLTPPVVYGVVDLYGMAVKVTIVHNNNHSDRLRRNNAILRALSPEGALRRAAPAAQAEPERLLFHPNCGQKAAITHEGRTALRPHATDDFNHGVVLSSRALRDGEVFQVRIDKMVDKWAGSIEIGVTTHNPAYLQLPSTMTNLRSGTWMMTGNGVMHNGTTILDEYGHNLDRLKAGDTVGVVRREDGTLHFFVNGMTQGPAAWNVPPGVYAVVDLYGQAAQATIVDDVEVPPVSEPLPEGNNQMSPSSPSSAAGGSDLRFHQLHGSNAVITNGGRTALRHNCRSEFNDAIVISNRALRDGELFEIVIQKMVDRWSGSIEAGVTAIRPEDLEFPNTMTDIDYDTWMLSGTAIMQDGNTMRNNYGCDLDALGTGARIGMMRTAKGDLHYFINGQDQGAACSGLPPEVYAVVDLYGQCVQVSITNATGPMDNSLATSNTATEKSFPLHSPVAGVAHRFHNTCGKNVTLEEDGTRAVRVAGYAHGLVFSTKELKAEEVFEVKVEELDEKWAGSLRLGLTTLAPEEMGPGAGSGPGLPPSLPELRTKSTWMVSSCEVRRDGHLQRMNYGRNLERLGVGSRVGIRRGADDTMHILVDGEDMGPAATGIAKNVWAVLDLYGPVRSVSIVSSTRLEEPEGTQPPSPSSDTGSEGEEDDEGEEHGLRGQNQVGIMPTALEFLENHGKNILLSNGNRTATRVASYNQGIVVINQPLVPHLLVQVRIDFLNRQWTSSLVLGVITCPPERLNFPASACALKRAAWLLRGRGVFHNGLKICEKFGPNLDTCPEGTILGLRLDCSGGLHLHINGVDQGVAVPDVPQPCHALVDLYGQCEQVTIVSPDPGAASGKIAGAQGDMEKADMVDGIKESVCWGPPPAASPLKSCEYHALCSRFQELLLLPEDYFMPPPKRSLCYCESCRKLRGDEAHRRRGEPPREYALPFGWCRFNLRVNPHLEAGTLTKKWHMAYHGSSVAVVRRVLDRGELGAGTTSILSCRPLKGETGVGFEEPGENCAPPREEQPPPVLLSPSLQYAGAETLASKVQFRDPKSQRTHQAQVAFQVCVRPGSYTPGPPSAALRELPDQHFSPSELEWVTKEKGATLLYALLVRVE from the exons ATGGCGGCGGGGtcgggtgggagtgggggctctGGGGCAGGCCCCGGGCCGGGGCCGGGgccaggcgggggtgggggtggtggcccTGGCAGCAGCGGACCAGGACTCGGGTCCAGCGGGGGTCTCGGCAGTGGCGGGGAGCTGCACCCGCGCACCGGTCGCTTGGTAAGCCTGTCGGCCTGTGGGCGCACAGCGCGGCGGCAGCAGCCAGGCCAAGAGTTTAACCACGGGTTGGTGCTGAGCCGAGAACCCTTGCGCGATGGACGCGTCTTCACTGTTCGCATCGACCGCAAG GTCAACTCCTGGAGTGGCTCCATTGAAATTGGAGTGACAGCCCTGGATCCCGGTGTGCTGGACTTCCCGAGCAGTGCCACTGGACTGAAGGGGGGCTCCTGGGTAGTATCAGGCTGCTCGGTGCTACGGGATGGGCGCTCTGTATTGGAGGAGTATGGCCAGGACCTGGACCAGCTTGTCGAAGGGGACCGCGTGGGTGTGGAACGCACAGCCACTGGGGAGCTCCGGCTCTGGGTGAATGGGCGGGATTGTGGTGTGGCTGCCACTGGCCTGCCTGCTCGTGTCTGGGCTGTCGTGGACCTTTATGGCAAGTGCACCCAGATCACTGTGCTGCCCCCAGAGCCAGGCTTCAGCCCTCCTACTCCTGTCCCTACACCTCCCCTGGAGCCCTTAGCCCCTCCAGAAGACTCTGCCTTGTCTGAACAGGGGACCTCCGTGGATGAAG CCTTCATGGTGTCCCCAGTGCAGGCCCGGCCGGAGACGTTTCCTAACAGCCTTGATTCGCATAATG ACTTTGCCAGCATGGAGCTCTCTGAGGTGGTGAGCAATGCCATTCTGTCTGCCTACAATGGAGGCCTCCTTAATGTGAACCTGAGCTCCCCACCAGCAGGGGATGGATTAGCATCCAGCGGGCCTGCCACTTCTCCTGTCCTCACTTCCAACGATGCCCTGCTCTTTCACGAGAAGTGTGGaaccctcatcaaactcagcaacaATAATAAGACGGCTGAGCGCCGGAGGCCCCTGGATGAATTCAACAATGGGGTTGTCATGACCAACCGCCCCCTTCGGGATAACGAGATGTTTGAG ATCCGTATTGACAAGCTTGTAGACAAGTGGTCAGGCTCCATCGAGATTGGTGTTACTACCCATAATCCCAACAGCCTGGAGTACCCAGCCACCATGACCAACCTCCAGTCAG GTACCATCATGATGAGTGGCTGTGGGATCCTGACCAATGGCAAGGGTACTCGCCGGGAGTACTGTGAATTCAGTCTGGACGAACTGCAG GAGGGTGATCATATTGGCCTCACAAGGAAGTCCAACTCTGCCCTGCACTTCTTCATTAATGGCATTGATCAGG GCGTAGCTACCCCATTGACACCACCAGTGGTGTATGGTGTGGTGGACTTGTACGGGATGGCTGTGAAAGTCACCATCGTCCATAATAATAACCACAGTGACCGGCTCCGCCGGAACAATGCCATCCTGAGGGCTCTGTCCCCGGAGGGTGCTCTCCGCCGTGCTGCTCCTGCTGCCCAGGCAGAACCTGAACGCCTGCTCTTTCATCCAAACTGTGGACAGAAGGCAGCCATCACCCACGAGGGACGCACTGCCCTGAGGCCCCA TGCCACTGATGACTTCAATCATGGCGTGGTGCTGAGCAGCAGAGCCCTCCGGGATGGAGAAGTGTTCCAGGTGCGCATCGACAAGATGGTGGACAAATGGGCTGGCTCCATTGAGATTGGTGTCACTACCCACAACCCTGCCTACCTCCAGTTGCCCTCTACCATGACCAATCTACGCTCTG GGACCTGGATGATGACAGGGAATGGGGTAATGCATAATGGGACAACCATCCTAGATGAATACGGACACAACCTGGACCGCCTCAAG GCAGGGGACACAGTGGGCGTGGTGCGGCGGGAGGATGGAACCCTCCACTTCTTTGTCAATGGAATGACTCAGGGCCCTGCTGCCTGGAATGTACCCCCGGGTGTCTATGCTGTCGTCGATCTCTATGGCCAGGCTGCTCAGGCCACTATTGTGGATGACGTGG AGGTGCCTCCAGTCTCTGAGCCACTCCCTGAAGGGAACAACCAGATGTCTCCAAGTTCCCCATCCTCGGCAGCTGGGGGCTCTGACCTGCGCTTCCACCAGCTGCATGGCAGTAATGCAGTCATCACTAATGGGGGTCGAACTGCTCTCCGTCATAACTGCCGAAGCGAGTTCAATGATGCCATTGTCATTTCCAACCG AGCCCTGCGGGATGGAGAACTGTTTGAAATTGTCATTCAGAAGATGGTAGACCGCTGGTCAGGCTCCATTGAAGCTG GAGTGACTGCCATCCGGCCTGAAGACCTGGAGTTTCCCAACACCATGACAGACATTGACTATGATACATGGATGCTGAG TGGCACAGCTATCATGCAAGACGGTAATACGATGCGCAACAACTATGGCTGTGATCTGGATGCCCTGGGTACAGGTGCACGCATTGGCATGATGCGAACTGCCAAGGGTGATCTGCACTACTTCATTAACGGACAGGACCAAGGCGCCGCCTGCTCAGGCTTGCCTCCGG AGGTGTATGCAGTGGTGGATCTCTATGGCCAGTGTGTCCAGGTGTCTATCACCAATGCTACCGGCCCCATGGACAACAGTCTGGCGACCAGCAACACTGCCACTGAGAAGTCCTTCCCTCTGCATTCCCCAG TGGCAGGTGTAGCTCACCGATTCCATAACACATGTGGCAAGAACGTCACTCTGGAGGAGGATGGCACACGGGCAGTACGTGTCGCTGGCTATGCTCACGGCCTGGTTTTCAGCACCAAGGAGCTCAAGGCTGAAGAAGTCTTTGAG GTAAAAGTGGAAGAGCTTGATGAGAAATGGGCAGGATCCCTCCGGCTGGGGCTGACCACACTAGCCCCTGAGGAGATGGGGCCTGGAGCAGGCAGTGGGCCGGGGCTGCCTCCCTCCTTGCCAGAACTCCGGACAAAGAGCACCTGGATGGTGTCCAGCTGTGAAGTGAGGCGAGATGGTCATCTCCAAAGGATGAACTATGGCCGCAACCTCGAGAGGCTAGGG GTGGGGAGCCGTGTGGGCATTCGTCGGGGCGCAGATGACACAATGCACATCCTGGTAGATGGAGAAGATATGGGGCCTGCAGCCACCGGCATTGCCAAG AATGTGTGGGCTGTGTTGGATCTATACGGGCCAGTACGCAGTGTGTCCATTGTCAGCTCCACAAGGCTGGAGGAACCAGAAGGCACCCAGCCACCTTCTCCCAGCTCAGACACTGGCAGTGAGGGCGAGGAAGATGATGAGGGCGAGGAGCACGGGCTGAGA GGCCAGAATCAAGTGGGTATTATGCCCACAGCCCTTGAATTCCTGGAAAACCATGGGAAGAACATCCTCTTATCCAATGGGAACCGTACAGCCACACGAGTGGCCAGCTACAATCAGGGCATCGTTGTCATCAACCAGCCCCTGGTACCCCACCTGCTTGTTCAG GTGCGGATCGACTTCCTGAACCGACAGTGGACTTCTTCTCTCGTTCTGGGAGTCATCACCTGCCCACCTGAGAGGCTTAACTTCCCTGCCTCTGCTTGTGCACTTAAACGGGCAGCCTGGCTCCTGCGGGGCCGTGGTGTCTTCCACAATGGTCTGAAG ATCTGTGAGAAGTTCGGGCCAAATCTTGATACGTGTCCTGAAGGCACCATCCTGGGGCTGCGGCTAGACTGCTCTGGAGGTCTCCATCTCCACATCAATGGGGTGGACCAGGGGGTGGCTGTGCCGGATGTGCCCCAGCCGTGCCATGCACTTGTGGATCTCTATGGACAGTGTGAGCAG GTGACAATTGTGAGCCCTGACCCAGGGGCGGCCAGCGGGAAGATCGCTGGAGCCCAGGGAGACATGGAAAAGGCTGACATGGTAGACGGCATAAAGGAAAGTGTGTGCTGGGGTCCACCGCCTGCTGCTAGCCCTTTAAAGAGCTGCGAGTACCATGCCCTTTGCTCTCGCTTCCAGGAACTGCTGTTGCTTCCAG AAGATTATTTCATGCCTCCACCAAAGCGTAGCTTATGCTACTGTGAATCTTGCCGGAAGTTGAGAGGAGATGAGGCTCACAGGCGCCGAGGAGAGCCTCCCCGGGAATATGCCCTGCCTTTTGGATGGTGCAGGTTCAATCTTAG GGTGAATCCCCATCTAGAAGCTGGGACACTAACAAAGAAGTGGCACATGGCATATCATGGAAGCAGTGTAGCAGTTGTACGGAGGGTGCTGGACCGAGGGGAGCTGGGAGCAG GTACTACCTCCATCCTGAGCTGCCGACCCCTGAAGGGAGAGACTGGGGTTGGCTTTGAGGAGCCTGGTGAGAACTGTGCACCTCCCCGGGAGGAGCAGCCTCCTCCAGTGCTGCTCTCGCCATCCCTTCAGTATGCCGGGGCAGAGACCCTGGCCTCCAAAGTGCA ATTCCGGGACCCAAAATCCCAGCGGACACACCAGGCTCAGGTGGCCTTTCAGGTGTGTGTGCGTCCTGGCTCCTACACTCCTGGCCCTCCTTCTGCTGCCCTCAGAGAACTTCCTGACCAGCACTTCAGCCCATCGGAACTTGAGTGGGTCACTAAGGAGAAAGGAGCCACACTCCTCTATGCCCTTCTGGTACGGGTGGAATAA